The Merismopedia glauca CCAP 1448/3 DNA window AATTTTGATCTGATTCTCCTGGAAGAAACGGTTTGGGTTTTAGTTGGAGAAATTGATTTACCAAGCTACGATTTTTCCCTTTCTCAGTTTTTTGCTTGTCGCCATCCTTGGCACCGCTCTGAGCAGATTACAGCTATCGGGCGATTTGGAGCAACAACCAATTACGATGAGATTTATCACCAACTGGCAGCAGATGGAATCTTTCTGATTCACTCACCAGAACAGCATCTTCTAGCCAGCGAGTTGCCGCGTTGGTATCCCTTGCTTGAAGGTTTAACACCCAAGAGTCTTTGGTTTTCAGAGCCTCCTGATATTGCTATCCTCGAACAGGCCATCGGGCTACCTTTTTTTCTCAAAGGTAGTCGTCAAACTAGTCGTCATAAAGCTGCACTTTCAATCATTCGTTCGGTTGAGGATTACTATCGCGCTGTTGAAATTTACCAGGAAGACCCAATTTTGAAGTGGCAAGACCTTGTTTGCCGTGAGTTTATCCAACTGCGCCCTGTCCCATCAGAACCCACTGAAAAAATCCCTGCATCATTTGAATTTCGTTCGTTCTGGTGGAGAGGTCAGTGTGTTGGCATGGGGCAATACTGGTCAACCTCCTATCATTGGAACCGAGAAGAGGAAAAGGCAGCCCTTGCGATCGCTCAAACAGCAGCCTTGCGGCTCAATTTACCATTTGTAGTGATTGACGTTGCTCAAACCATCTCAGGGCAGTGGATTGTGATTGAATGTAATGATGCTCAAGAGAGCGGATATTCTGCAATTTCTCCTTTTGGATTGTGGCAAAATCTGATTGAGGAAGAGCGAAAATTTGCAGAGTTGCACCGCGATGTCTAACAATTCAAATGCAGGCGGAC harbors:
- a CDS encoding ATP-grasp domain-containing protein gives rise to the protein MPRVNPENFDLILLEETVWVLVGEIDLPSYDFSLSQFFACRHPWHRSEQITAIGRFGATTNYDEIYHQLAADGIFLIHSPEQHLLASELPRWYPLLEGLTPKSLWFSEPPDIAILEQAIGLPFFLKGSRQTSRHKAALSIIRSVEDYYRAVEIYQEDPILKWQDLVCREFIQLRPVPSEPTEKIPASFEFRSFWWRGQCVGMGQYWSTSYHWNREEEKAALAIAQTAALRLNLPFVVIDVAQTISGQWIVIECNDAQESGYSAISPFGLWQNLIEEERKFAELHRDV